From Bernardetia sp.:
GTAAAATAAATAGCTCCATTGCTTTCAAAAATAGAACCTATTGCTCCTTGTAAATAAAGACGTAGCTCTCTTAGGGGTCTGAACTGCTCATCTTGATAATAAAAAACACCGTTTGCACTCGTTCCTACCCAAATAACTCCACTTTCATCTTCATAGATAGTTTCTATATTATACTCATTTAAAATAGAAAACTCCAAAGGAGAAACAAACTGGTTGCCTTCATACTTCAAAAGACCTCTCTGTGTACCCACCCAAACATTGCCTTTCGAATCAGCCAAAAGAGAACGTATGGCGTGAGAACGAATGATAGGAGTATTTCTGACAGTATAATTATTAAACCTTGCACCATCAAAACGAGCAAGTCCGTCGTGTGTAGCAATCCAAATATATCCTTTTTGGTCTTGAATAATATCTATGATAGCATTAGAAGGCAGTCCTTTTTCTGTTGTCCAAGTTCTGAAAATATATTGTGAAAGTGTTTTCTTTGTGTCCAAATTAACTGTCTTTTGAGCATACAAAAAATGAGGAGACAGTAGCAAAAAAAATAAGCAAAGAAAGCCTGCTTTATGAACCGAATTCATAATTAAGTTAAAGAAAGAAGATGATGGAAGATATATTCTCACTTATTTTTTTGCTTTCTAAGTGTTACATTGGCTTTTTGTAAAAATTGAAGTACGACAAATTTTTTCAATTATAAAAATTCTTACAAAGCTCGTTTTAGATAAACATAGACGAACTGTATTTAGTTAGCAACTCAAGCATTATTCATTTATTTCCCTCTATTAAATGCCATTTTTCAAATCTATTTTTCAAGCCTTTCAAAAATATGCTCGCAGTATCGGTATGGTAATTTTGTCAGCTATGTTGCCCATTTTGTCAAGTACAGGAATTACGGTATTGCTTTTGTATTTTGAAAATGAGCTTCTATTGTGGAGTTTTTGGCAATGGCTACTTCTATATTTGGGAGTCAGTTTGCTGATGGGTTTTGCACTAATGCCAACAACATTAATGGCATTTCTGACAGGATATTTTTTAGGATTGGAAGCCACACCTCTAATGGTAGTTTCTTATTTGATAGCTGCCTATATAGGTTATAATTTGGGATTGTTTTTAGAAGGAAAAAATCTTCATAAAAATCTTTTAGAAAAACCTAAAGTACATCGTTTTCTAAGCTCTTTAAAAGAAAAGAGCTGGCGACTTATTATCTTAGTTCGGCTTTCGCCTGTGCTTCCATTTGCAGTAACGAATTTAGTATTTTCAACTATTCGTTTTCCAATGAAGACGTTTCTAATAGGTTCTTTACTAGGAATGCTGCCCAGAACGCTATTTGCTATCTACATAGGAACAAAAGCCAAAACGCTAAGAAGCCTACTAGAAAACAAAGACACAGTAGATTTTCCTTATTCTGAAATAATAGTTATTTTACTTACTATCATTACAGTTTTTGGAGTTGGTAGAATGGTCAGAAATTCTCTAAAAGTGGCAAATGAGAGTGAGAATTTGTAAATGGAATTTTGTTGTTGTTAGCCAAACATTTTAACTAAAAATAGAGTAATAATTGTAAGAAATAAACAAAGACTCTAAGGATTTTGAAAATGCTTAGGGTCTGAATAAAATAAAAAAATATGCCTAAAATAACACCTGTGGTAAAAATACTGCTCATTTTAAATATTGGTATTTATGCCCTACAATATTTTATTTTTGGAGGAGACAATCCTCTTCAAACTGACCAAGTAACAGAACTTTTGGGACTTCGATATTTTGGTGCAGAAACGTTTGCTCCGTATCAGATTTTTACACACATGTTTTTGCATGGCAGTTGGTGGCATCTTTTGGGAAATATGTATGCTCTTTTTATTTTTGGACCTCCGTTAGAAACTTATTTTAACTCAAAGAAATTTCTTGCTCTATATCTTATTGCAGGTTTGGGCGCAGCTGTTCTTCATGTAGGTGTTAGTGCTTGGGAAGTAAATGATTTGGAAGCTAGGATTATAGAATACAAACAACATCCTACTCCTGCTGAATTTAATGCTCTGATGATAGAAGAGAGTGCTTATGATAGATTTGAAGGTTTGAGGGGGTTTGCAACCAACTTTGAAGAAAACCCTACTAACTCAGCTATGATAGAAAAGTCAAAAACCTACTGGGCAGATGGCATCCTTTATATCAAAAAAAATATTCCAACTGTAGGGGCATCTGGAGCAGTATTCGGAATTTTGGCAGCTTTCGGAATTATTTTCGCTAATATGAAATTGGTTTTACTCTTTCCTCCTATTCCCATAAAAGCTAAGTATTTTGTTTTTGGGTATGCTCTCTATGAAGTATATGCGATTTGGCAAGCTAACCCAACAGATAACGTAGCTCACTTTGCACATATCGGAGGATTTATTTTCGGAATTATTTTGGTTAAATTGTGGGGAAAAGGAAATAAACCAATGCAATGGAATTGACTTTGTCGTTGCTAGAGATACCAACAACGGCGAGAAATTAATTTTAGTGATTAATTGTGAATTAAAGATATAAATTATGGATTTTTCAGAACGAATAAAATACGAATGGAACAAGTCAGATAATACGCTGATGAGAGTTATTATGATAAATGTAGCTGTTTATCTGCTCTTAGCTACCGTAATTATTATAGCGAAATTTGGTGGTGTTCCTATCTTGGGAGATATTACAGCTAAAGTCTTTTTTCTTCCTGCTGATATTTCAGACCTTGCTTTTCGTCCTTGGACGCTACTTACTTATGGGTTTGCACATTCCATAGGAGATATTTTTCATATTGTTTTTAATATGCTTGTTCTCTTTTGGTTCGGACAAATTGTAGTTTCTGAAATTGGCTCAAATCGCTTTTTAGGCTTGTACATTTGGGGAATTTTGGCTGGTGCTGTAGCCTTTTTATTGCTTTTCAATTTTGTTCCTTACTTTACAGATTTAAAAAATGGTACTGTACTTATTGGCGCATCTGCAGGAGTGTATGCTGTGGTGGTAGCTGCTGGAACACTACTTCCAAATGTAAAAATGAATTTATTTTTATTAGGAGAAGTTAGTTTGAAATGGATTGCAATGGGTTATATTATTTTATCTTTTGTTTCCTTAGCAGGTGGAAATGCAGGTGGAAATATGGCACACTTGGGAGGCGCATTGATAGGCTATTTGTTTATAGTTCAATACAGAAAAGGAAATGACTGGAGCAAACCGATTGTAGGAGTTACCTCGTTTTTTGCAAATCTCTTTAAAAGAAAACCTAAAATGAAAGCCTACAAAGGTGGAGCAAGCTCATATAAAGCAGATGATTCGAACCGTCAGAAACAAGCTAGAGCCAAAAAATCAACCGAAGAACAAAATCAGATTGATGAAATTTTAGATAAAATTTCAGCTTCTGGATATGAGTCACTTACGCAGAAAGAAAAACAAATACTTTTTCAAGCAAGTAAAAAATAACCTTAAATTTAGCTCAAGCATAATCTGTTTGAGCTATTTTTTTAGTAAATTGGTAGGCGTGCATAATAAATAATAGTTTCATTACATAACTAATCACTAACAATTTATAATTATCTAGCTATGGAAGATACAAAAGAAACAAAGCAGAAATTTTTCACAGAAAATAAAAACCACGACCAGTTAATAGCACTTTACAATCAGTTCAATGCTTTTGCAAAAGACAATGGTATGTCGTTGGTAGTAGATGAAATAGGACACGCTGTTTCGGAAATGAAGATTGTAGAAAAACACCAAAGTGCACCTGGACACTGTCATGGGGGAGTAATTGCTGGACTGATGGATGCTACGCTTGGAGCTTCTGCGTTGAGTTATGCATTTGCCAATGGGAAACTATGTGCCACGGTGGAGTTTAAAATCAATTACTTTCTGCCTGTAAAGTTGCACGATGAAATTGTTGCAGAAGCGAACTTAGAACATACAGGAAAACGCCTTGTCCATACAGTTTGTGATATAAAAAATAAAAAAACAGGGAAAATAGTTGCTAAAGGCATAGGAACATTCAACCTTTATCCAATGAACAAGCAAACGTTTGAATAAAAGAGTAAGGACAATGCCTGCATTGTCCTTACAAGTTTCTCTTTACACTTCTTGAGCAGTATTTGTTTTCTTTTTGAAACGATTCGCTACTTTCAAATCTTTCATTCCGTTAGACCAATCGTAGAAACCACTACCCGATTTTGCGCCTTTGTGTCCTGCATTTACCATATTTACTAAAAGAGGACAAGGAGCATATTTTGGATTTCCGAAGCCTTCAAACAATACTTCCAAGATAGAATGACAAACATCCAAACCGATAAAGTCTGCGAGTTGTAATGGACCCATTGGGTGAGACATTCCTAATTTCATTACCGTATCAATCTCTTCTACACCAGCTACACCTTCATAAAGTGAGTAAATAGCTTCATTTATCATCGGCATCAAGATACGATTTGCTACAAAACCTGGATAATCACTTACCTCTACTGGAATTTTGCCTAAGTTTTTAGACATTTCCATGATTCTCTTTGTAATTTCATCAGAAGTAGAATATCCACGAATTACCTCTACCAATTTCATTACAGGCACTGGATTCATGAAGTGCATTCCAATTACTTTTTCTGGACGTTCGGTTGCGCCAGCTATACGAGTAATAGAGATAGAAGATGTATTTGTTGCCAAAATTGTTTTTTCATCACAAACTTTATCTAAGTTTTCAAAAATCTTGAGCTTGATTTCCATATTTTCAGTAGCTGCCTCTACTACCAAATCCACTCCTTTTACACCTTCTTCAAGGCTTGTATAAGTTGTGATTCTTTTAAGAGTAGCTATTTTTTCATCTTCTGACAGAACTCCTTTTTTTACTTGACGGTCAAGATTTTTTCTGATGGTATTTAAACCTTTTGTAAGTGAGCTTTCAGAAATATCGATAAGAGCTACTTCGTGATTATTTTGAGCGAAAACGTGAGCAATTCCGTTTCCCATTGTTCCTGCTCCAATAACTGCAATATTTTTCATACTTTATAAAGTTTGTTTTAGTTCTTTTAATTAATCGTTGATGAATATTGTTTTTACAAAGATAACTCTTAAAGTTTAAATTTAAGAATTTGGTAATATTGCCATCAAAAAACCTATCTTTTTGCCCTATTTTCTATTAATTTAAAGGTCTTAAAACAACAACTTGACAGGGAAGAAAATACTTGAAAGAAAATAGAAATCTGTTTAAATAAAGATTATTTAAAACTTCATTTGGAATTATTCCGTTAAGAATTTATTATACATCAATAAAAATTTTCATCAAAAAATTATCAATCACAACAAAATTATGAGTCAAGCTAAAGTTCAAGCTGAAGGTATCGTTCAGAAACACGTTTTATGGTCTATGGGAATGGGAGCAATTCCAATTCCGATTTTAGATACGATTGCTGTTTCGGCAATGCAATACGAAATGTTAAAGCAAGTTTCGAATCTTTATGGTTTTGAGATGAGCGAAAATATGGGTAAATCTCTGATTTCAATGATTGCAGGAGGCACACTTGTTCGTATGGGAGCATCGGCTGTCAAAACCATTCCAATTATAGGTTCATTTTTAGGAGGTGGCGCAATGGTAGTTTTATCTGGGGCTTCTACGTATGCTATCGGAAGTGTTTTTATTCAACACTTTGAATCTGGAGGAGATTTGTTTGATATTGATACTGAAAAGTTTAAGAATTTCTACAAAGAAAAGTTTGAGCAGGGCAAAGAATATGCTTCTGAGATGAGAGAAAAAGCCAAAAACTCAATGGGTGGTGATGATGAAAAAGTCAAAACAGATTTAGGCAAAAAAGATGAGCCTGTGATGGAGAAAGACCCTAATGCTCCTAAAGATGGAAAATACGAACATCAGTTTCAAAATAAATCTGGTGAAAATCAGAAACCATCAGAGCCAGTAGAAACAAAAGAAGACGAAGAAGAAAAGGCTCTCAAAGAAGCCAAAATTGCTGAACTCAATGACTTAAAATCGAAGGGAATCCTTACAGAAGAAGAGTATGAGCGTATGAAGAAAAAGATTATGGGGTAGTATTTAGAAAAATTATCTTTTCTTTAACCCTAAAAGTTTTTGAAGACTTTTAGGGTTTTTATTTTAGTCCTAAGCCCAAACTTTCGTTACTTCCATACAATTCTGACAAATATCTATTTCTTTGCTAGATTGTAATAATAAATTTCCAAAAGCTGAGTAAGTTTCGTACTGCCAAATTTCATTAAAGCTATATTTTTTCTAAACCTCCACTTGCTACATCCTAGTTGCCAAAAAATAAATTAAAAACACATACTCTAGCTTATTTATAAACAAGTTAGTACAATTTGAAAGCCTCTGGCTGATGTTATAAAGTGATGAGGTAAGAATAGAATAACAAAATAAAGTATTGTCTTTTTACACTCGTTTAATAAAACTCTTCCTTTATGTATTTCTTTGTGTTGTTCGTATAAAATCGTAGATAGCCTATATTCTACTTTTCTACCTTTGAATTAGACAAACCTAAGATATTTTGTCTAATTCTTTTTTTTTTACAAAACTTAGTACAATGAAAACATTAAAAAATTTCAAGAAATTTGCCATTAATAATAAGCAAGCATCTATTATTTCAGGAGGAAGTATACCTTTAGATGGAGGTGGTAATGATGGAGGTGGCTCTGGAGGTGGTTCTGGCAGCAATGGCACTACAGCATTATATTGTTGTGGAGGAGAACCAGGAGGAGTATGTGATACTGCATTGAACGTTGCAATTACATTATGTAGAATAAATGGTTTGCAACCACCAACTCGTGTAAGATAAATATCACTTTGATATATACAAAGTTTAACACAAGTGCAATATAGAATTTTGAGCTTGTGTTAAACTCTTTGGTATTGAGCTTAAATATCTTTGAAGAAAACTCTTTAACATTATGACACTATTTCAGAAACCATTCTAAGCCCAAACCTTCGTTCCTTCTGTACAATTCTGACAAATATCTATTTCTTTTCTGGATTGCAGTAATGAATTTCTAAAAGCTGAATAAGTTTCATTTTGCCAAATTTCAGTAAAAGAATAGGTTGATAAATCTCCCAAATGATGTGTTGCATCTTTATCGAAACAGCAAGGAACTACCTTTCCATCCCACGTAACCACACACGAATGCCACATTTTCCAACAGCTATTTTCTAAATCATTTTTCAGAATTACTTTATCACTTTGCTTTTCATAGCGACTATATTTTCCATTTTCTGGAATAAAATCTGTCTGATTTTCATAATCATAAATTTGAGCCGTTTTGATGGCTACTTTATCAATTCCTAGTTCTTTTCCGATAGATTTAATTTTTTCAATTTCGTGTTCATTATGCTTGAAGACAATGAATTGAAGCATAATAAAAGGTGTTTTGCTCTTATGTTTTTTCTTGTATTTAACTACATTTTCAATGCCCTTCCATACTTTATCGATATTTCCTCCAATTCTATATTTTTGATAGGTTTCCTGTTCTGCCCCATCTAAGGAAATAATGAGTCTAGAGAGTCCAGACAAAACTGTTTTTTCTGCAATTTCCTCTGTCAAATAATGGGCATTGGTAGAAGTAGCCGTATAAATATTTTTCTGATGGGCAAGTTTTACCCAATCCAAAAAATGCTTATTGATATACGGTTCTCCTTGGAAATAAAAAATCAGATAAGTCAGATAAGGAGAAACTTCATTTAGCAATTTTTTGAACGTTTCATCCTGTGCATTTCCAGTAGGGCGAGAAAACTGTCGAAGTCCAGATGGACAATGAGGGCAGCGCAAATTACAGGTGGTAGTAGGCTCAAAGGCAATACTTATCGGAAATCCTTTTTGGTAGTTCTTCTTAGTAATTTTGGAAACATAATAACTTACCAAAAGCAAAACACCGTTCCAAAATCGTTTGAAAGTAAGTGTTTTGAGATAAATTATTCCATCTGTAATTTGGCTTTTGTTCATTCACTATTTATTTCATCAAAATACGTATAGGCGAATCTGTATTTACAATACTTTCTAGTTCCTGCCAAGTAAAGAAAAATACAGGGGAAGGCATTACGTGTGGAGTAATTTCGCCTCTATTATATGAAAATTCAATTCCTTTTTCAATAATAGCAAAGTTTTCTGTGGGACTGATTTCTTCTACAAAAAAGCCATAATCTTCTAATGAATTTACACCTTCTTTTTTAGCAATTTCAGAGGCTTTTTCTAACATTTTATCTTTGAGCTTAGTCTGGCTATTTTCATCAAAAATATCAGAAAGTTTGATTTGCTTACTATTTTTTAAATCTAAATTGATAAATGAAGTTGTATAATAAGGATGCGCTCCACCTCCATACTCATCCAAATAAAATGCAATGGTTGTAAAATAATTATCATTAAAAATTACTGATACTTGTAAATCCCTATACCATTCGGCAGACATCCCTATTACCTCTTCCGAGTTCATCTCTATATAGCCTTCAAGATAGTTTTTTTTCTTTTTGGCTAAGGCTTGTTTTGCATCGCCCGAATAATCTTGTTTTTTCTGTAAGACAGCTTGAATTGTCTCTAGGTTTGTTTGACTTGGAACTTCTGTAACTACCAAAATCTGCTCTTTGAAAGATGCTGCTGGCGAGCCTTCCTCTCCTGCCACGAGTTCAACCGTTCCACTATCTGAAAAAATTTCAAACTCAATCTTTTTGATTTCATCAGCAACATTTTGTATTTGTTGTGTTTCTTGTATTTGAGTGGTTGTATCGTTTGGAGTTTCTGAATTTGTAGCCGTTTTGCCACAAGAGACAAACAATACTAACATAAAAAACATGAAGAAATAGCTATTTTTTTTCATAAGTAGTACGATTGATGAGACTTTTGAATATGAAGACAGTAAGCAAATTCTATCTTGCCAAAAATATTTTTTATTGTTAGGGAACAGGCATACCTGTTCCTGACAGATGTTTAAAATAAAATATTTTTTTCTGCATCCCAAAATACTAAAAATCCTTCGTAATTTATTGCATTAGAGAATGTACTGGAGAATCTGTCTTTACAAGGTCTTTGAGTTCTTCCCAAGTAAATAAAAATGAGGGCATTCCTGCTGCATACGGTGCAATTTCGTAAGGTTGATACACAAATGTTATTCCCTTTGCATTCAATGAAAAATTATCACTAGCTTCTATTTTATCTACCAAATAGCCTGCATCTTGCAACGAAACAGGATTCTCAAAACCAGTATATTCGTATGCCTTTTTTATCATTTTCTTTTCTAGTGTGGCGATAGCTTGTTGGTCAAAAATATCATCTAGCTTGATTTCTTTTCCATTTTTCACATCAATCACAAGATAAGTTTCACCAAACATTCCATGCGCTCCTCCCATATACATATAATTTGAGAAAGCTATGGTAGCAAAATGCTTATCATTAAAAACTACCTCTGCCTTGCTTTCATTTGCCCAGTTAGCAGCATACAAATATTCCTCCTCTGCACCTTGATTTACCTCCAAATACTCTTTAAAGAACGATTTTTTGCTCTCTTCAAGCATTTGTCTAGTAGATTTAATAGGTTGCCCTTTTTCTTGATACGACTGATATTTTTTGAGAATATCTTGAATTTTGGATAGATTACTCCCTTGTGGTACTTGTTTTACCTCAACTATCACACTTGAAAAAGTAGCTTGAGGCGTTTCTTTTCTATTTTTAAATAATTTTATGCTGTCTTTTATAGAAATAAATTCAAAATGAATGCTCTTCGAATAATCTTCAACCAATGAAACAGACAACGTTTTAGTTTTGTCTTTGTTCTGCCAATTTCCCACAAACGTATTGTGGCTTATTTTTCCTACAATAAACTCTATTTTTTCGCCTTCATTGTCCATTGAAAAAAGTTCTATTTCGCCTTTATCATTTACTTTGCCTTGCAAATTTATTGGAATATTATATTTTTTATAATAGTAACTACCAGAATATTCTCTTCCATCTTGAATCAAATCCATTACGATGGGCAAGTTTCCATTTATTGTTCCTGTAAAATGGCAATAATCTGTTGTTTGTGGCTTTTGAGCATAAATAGAAGAAAAGAACAACGAATAAAAAACGAAAGTAAAAAATACAGATAGTAAGTGAGGAAACTTCCTTGTTTTCATAGTTAGGGTTGAAAATAATATGTTTTGGAAAGACAGTTTTAGTTGTAATAGAAAAAGTTTGTTTGCAGCTCATTACTATACTTTACAAACTTTTTTTTATTTAGGCTATAAAATTAGGCATAAAATAAATGTTTTGATACTGCAAATACATAAAAAATAGAAAAAATCACACCAAAACAAATCTTTTATAAGTTGAGTTAAATAACTATAAAATAATATCTAACAAAAATTTTATCATTATGGCAAGTACATTTATAATCGTTTATAAAAATGGCGAAACAAAAGACTTAGAGGCTCAAAATAAAGCAGATTTAATCGCAGAGTATTTTGAGGGAAGCAAAGAAAAATTTGAAAATGAAGTAAAGCTATTACGTTGGCAACAAGGAACAGTCAGCTATACTGAAGATGTAGAACATGGAAAAATAGATGAACATATTGCTTCTGCAGACACTAACCCTTATGGTTGGAGAAATGAAGTTGAAGAAGTAGGAAAACCTGTAGAGATAGAAGAAAAAATCAATGAAGATTTGCCTTACTCAACAGATAAGTTATAATTTCTGTATTTTTTCTATCGAAGAGCATATATTTTGAAGGCTCAACTACTCAAAAGTAATTTTGAATTAGTACCTTTGTAGCACTTTTAAAAAAATCTAGTTTTACTTGAAAAACAAAGATTATAAAAATTTATTTTCTATAATTTTTCCTCAAAAATATCTATGGTGCATACAGCAAACCTTTCTACTGACCGTATTTCTGAACTTTTAGGTCAAGATTCTGAAACACTTCTCAATTTTTCTACACCTGCTATTTCAAAAGAACGTTTGCACGTTCCTAGTCCAGATTTTGTAGATAAAATCTTTGCTAACTCAAACCGTAATCCACAAGTATTGCGTAGCTTAGGTCAGCTTTATGGCTCTGGTCGTTTGGCAGGCACAGGGTATGTTTCTATTCTTCCTGTTGACCAAGGTATCGAACACACAGGAGGCGCATCTTTTGCACCTAACCCAGATTATTTTGACCCAGAAAACATTGTAAAACTAGCGATTGAAGGAGGTTGTAATGCTGTTGCAACAACGTATGGAAACCTTGCTTTGATGTCAAGAAAATATGCTCACAAAATTCCTTTTATCGTAAAGATTAATCATAACGAACTTCTTACATATCCAAATAAGTTTGACCAAGTGATGTTTGGTTCAGTAGAAGAAGCGTGGAACTTAGGCGCAGTAGCTGTAGGAGCAACTATCTACTTTGGTTCGGAAGAATCTACACGTCAAATTCAAGAAGTAGCTGCAGCCTTTGAAAGAGCACACGAACTAGGGATGGCAACTATTCTTTGGTGTTATGCTCGTAATAGTTCATTCAAGAAAGACGGAACAGATTACCACGTAGCTGCTGACCTTACAGGGCAAGCAAACCATATCGGTGTAACTATCCAAGCAGACATTATTAAGCAAAAACTTCCTGAAAACAACGGAGCTTTTAATAATATTAGCTTTGCAAAAACTCATAAGAAAGTATATTCAGACCTTTCTTCTGAAAATCCTATCGACCTTTGTCGTTATCAAGTAGCTAACTGTTATATGGGCAGAATTGGTCTTATCAACTCTGGTGGTGCTTCTTCTGGAGCTTCTGATATGGCTGAAGCAGTTAAAACGGCTGTTATCAATAAGCGTGCTGGTGGTGCAGGTCTTATTTCTGGACGTAAGGCATTCCAAAAACCTTTAAACGAAGGTGTAGAACTTTTACACTCTATTCAAGATGTTTATTTGAACAACGAAATTACGATTGCGTAATTTTTGAAATTTCTGATATAAAAAAACGGCTTTGTTCTTAGAAAGAAGTCGTTTTTTTTATGATTTTTGATGAGTTGTAAGCTATTTATACCCAAAAACAACTATTTTGCTCTTTTTGTCGGTCTGCTCTACGAGGCTGACCTTATTCTAATGATGCGATTTTTAGGTGTAGTTTAGTTTTTATTTTGGTTCGAAAACAATAATTTCAATATTTTCTAGTTCCTTTAGATACTTTTCTAGTAATAATTTTACATCTTCCCAATCTAGTCCTCCTAAACCACATCCCAAAGCAGGAATGGCTATGCTTCCAAAATTATTTTCATTTATAATCTTAACCAAATCCTTCAAACCTTCTTCTACATACTCTATTTTTGAAGCACTACGCCAATGTTTTTTAGTAGGAAAATTAATTATAAACTTCTTTCTTTCTAAACTAGATTCATCAACTAAAAGAAGTTTTCCAACATCAATCGTTTTGTTCTGACATGCTTCTTTATAGACCTTATAATTGTAAGGAAATTTTTGTTTGAACTGCAAAGCCAAGCCTTT
This genomic window contains:
- a CDS encoding macro domain-containing protein — protein: MNYTKGNILESNAEVIINPVNMVGVMGKGLALQFKQKFPYNYKVYKEACQNKTIDVGKLLLVDESSLERKKFIINFPTKKHWRSASKIEYVEEGLKDLVKIINENNFGSIAIPALGCGLGGLDWEDVKLLLEKYLKELENIEIIVFEPK